One Nomascus leucogenys isolate Asia chromosome 22a, Asia_NLE_v1, whole genome shotgun sequence DNA segment encodes these proteins:
- the LBHD2 gene encoding LBH domain-containing protein 2, with the protein MSTPRPAPPQPGAAEGAGGPAGKAVAGVREKGPGLGQRLPSIVVEPSEADPVESGELRWPLESAQRGPSQSWAAAASSPSLPGEPGKAADDASSERACSEDPAAPARG; encoded by the exons ATGAGCACCCCCCGGCCTGCTCCACCACAGCCAGGCGCTGCTGAGGGGGCTGGAGGCCCAGCAGGGAAG GCTGTGGCGGGTGTCCGGGAGAAGGGCCCTGGACTGGGCCAGCGGCTGCCCTCAATCGTGGTGGAGCCCAGCGAGGCGGACCCTGTGGAGAGCGGGGAGCTGCGCTGGCCCCTGGAGAGTGCCCAGAGGGGCCCCTCTCAGAGCTGGGCTGCTGCTG CCTCCTCGCCGAGTCTGCCCGGAGAGCCAGGGAAAGCTGCAGATGATGCTAGCAGCGAGCGTGCCTGCTCTGAGGACCCAGCAGCCCCGGCCCGGGGATAG